The following are encoded together in the Salvia hispanica cultivar TCC Black 2014 chromosome 6, UniMelb_Shisp_WGS_1.0, whole genome shotgun sequence genome:
- the LOC125191870 gene encoding uncharacterized protein LOC125191870 isoform X2: MFSTKPLYSPMAKPSPVFLLSVAPPPLLCRPSPFIFHTRFLRRRIHGRRARIRAVGEWQDYEEAVKKKDLAGALRFLRLKDELQTSSIESIPQSNEELRLFEIERDFQVLNTCLNADDMRLVGTAYGFLKDRGLLANFGKYRNIVLGESREVTPSVLKSSTGLEAYLMGCPIRGVILDPIRAMQMGIQGQAGTQFWDEKLQHELSEGRLSGSAFDRYCMVLFAGIAAEALIYGEAEGGENDENLFRSICGLLEPPFTIAQMSNQARWSVLQSYNLLKLHKAAHRAAFIALESGGELSLVIRRIEEAMSST, from the exons ATGTTCTCAACCAAACCACTCTACTCTCCAATGGCGAAACCATCACCAGTTTTTCTGCTCTCCGTCGCACCCCCACCGTTGCTATGCCGACCGTCTCCATTCATTTTCCACACACGATTCCTGCGCAGAAGGATCCACGGACGCCGCGCCAGAATCAGAGCGGTTGGGGAGTGGCAGGACTACGAGGAAGCGGTGAAGAAGAAGGACCTCGCAGGAGCGCTTCGCTTCCTCAGGCTCAAAGACGAGCTTCAGACCTCTTCAATTGAGTCGATTCCTCAGTCGAATGAGGAGTTACGCTTGTTTGAAATTGAGCGGGATTTTCAGGTGCTGAACACGTGCCTGAACGCCGATGATATGCGGCTTGTCGGCACCGCCTACGGTTTTCTAAAGGATCGAGGACTGTTGGCCAATTTCGGGAAGTATCGGAACATAG TTTTAGGGGAATCAAGAGAAGTTACACCATCTGTGTTGAAGTCTTCCACTGGCTTAGAAG CATATCTAATGGGGTGTCCAATACGTGGTGTAATTTTAGATCCTATCAGAGCAATGCAAATGGGCATTCAAGGGCAG GCAGGTACACAGTTTTGGGATGAGAAACTTCAACATGAGCTTTCTGAGGGCCGTCTCAGTGGGTCCGCCTTTGACAG GTACTGCATGGTGCTTTTTGCTGGGATTGCAGCTGAAGCTCTCATATATGGAGAGGCTGAGGGTGGAGAAAATGACGAGAACCTCTTCAGGAGTATCTGTGGGCTTCTAGAACCCCCATTCACCATTGCACAG ATGTCAAATCAAGCCCGTTGGTCTGTGCTGCAATCCTACAATCTGCTCAAGTTGCATAAAGCTGCCCATAGAGCAGCTTTCATAGCTTTGGAAAGTGGAGGTGAACTGAGTCTAGTTATAAGGAGAATTGAAGAGGCTATGTCTTCCACGTAG
- the LOC125191870 gene encoding uncharacterized protein LOC125191870 isoform X1, which translates to MFSTKPLYSPMAKPSPVFLLSVAPPPLLCRPSPFIFHTRFLRRRIHGRRARIRAVGEWQDYEEAVKKKDLAGALRFLRLKDELQTSSIESIPQSNEELRLFEIERDFQVLNTCLNADDMRLVGTAYGFLKDRGLLANFGKYRNIVLGESREVTPSVLKSSTGLEVSKLSPKKWGVSGSSSVVLIAVLAGTSILINQGIDIRPNLVAILALSMLDAILLGGACLAQISSYWPPYRRRILVHEAGHLLVAYLMGCPIRGVILDPIRAMQMGIQGQAGTQFWDEKLQHELSEGRLSGSAFDRYCMVLFAGIAAEALIYGEAEGGENDENLFRSICGLLEPPFTIAQMSNQARWSVLQSYNLLKLHKAAHRAAFIALESGGELSLVIRRIEEAMSST; encoded by the exons ATGTTCTCAACCAAACCACTCTACTCTCCAATGGCGAAACCATCACCAGTTTTTCTGCTCTCCGTCGCACCCCCACCGTTGCTATGCCGACCGTCTCCATTCATTTTCCACACACGATTCCTGCGCAGAAGGATCCACGGACGCCGCGCCAGAATCAGAGCGGTTGGGGAGTGGCAGGACTACGAGGAAGCGGTGAAGAAGAAGGACCTCGCAGGAGCGCTTCGCTTCCTCAGGCTCAAAGACGAGCTTCAGACCTCTTCAATTGAGTCGATTCCTCAGTCGAATGAGGAGTTACGCTTGTTTGAAATTGAGCGGGATTTTCAGGTGCTGAACACGTGCCTGAACGCCGATGATATGCGGCTTGTCGGCACCGCCTACGGTTTTCTAAAGGATCGAGGACTGTTGGCCAATTTCGGGAAGTATCGGAACATAG TTTTAGGGGAATCAAGAGAAGTTACACCATCTGTGTTGAAGTCTTCCACTGGCTTAGAAG TGTCAAAGCTCTCTCCCAAAAAGTGGGGAGTTTCTGGGAGCTCTAGTGTTGTTTTAATAGCTGTACTTGCTGGAACATCTATACTGATAAATCAAGGAATAGACATCCGGCCGAACCTAGTAGCAATTTTAGCATTGTCTATGCTAGATGCTATTCTTCTTGGTGGTGCATGCTTAGCTCAAATCTCTAGTTATTGGCCTCCATATAGGCGCCGCATCTTAGTTCACGAAGCTGGTCACCTTCTCGTGG CATATCTAATGGGGTGTCCAATACGTGGTGTAATTTTAGATCCTATCAGAGCAATGCAAATGGGCATTCAAGGGCAG GCAGGTACACAGTTTTGGGATGAGAAACTTCAACATGAGCTTTCTGAGGGCCGTCTCAGTGGGTCCGCCTTTGACAG GTACTGCATGGTGCTTTTTGCTGGGATTGCAGCTGAAGCTCTCATATATGGAGAGGCTGAGGGTGGAGAAAATGACGAGAACCTCTTCAGGAGTATCTGTGGGCTTCTAGAACCCCCATTCACCATTGCACAG ATGTCAAATCAAGCCCGTTGGTCTGTGCTGCAATCCTACAATCTGCTCAAGTTGCATAAAGCTGCCCATAGAGCAGCTTTCATAGCTTTGGAAAGTGGAGGTGAACTGAGTCTAGTTATAAGGAGAATTGAAGAGGCTATGTCTTCCACGTAG
- the LOC125194455 gene encoding nuclear cap-binding protein subunit 1, translating into MSSWRSLVLRLGEKCAEYGGNTDYRDQLETCFGVVRRELPHSQDEILSFLLQCAEQLPHKIPLYGTLVGLVNLEDEDSIKRILEDTHGNLQAALDSGSCNRIRILMRFLTALMCSKVLQPSSLVVLFETLLSSAATTVDEDKGNPSCQACADFYIICILSCLPWGGAELVEQVPEEIDRVMVGIQAYMSIRRHVSDAGCSAFEHIEDRSQDDGGKDFLEDLWSRIQDLSSKAWKLDSVPRPHLPFEPQLVAGKSHDFGSLNCPELPEPPASATSITYGKQKHEAELKYPQRIRRLNIFPASKFEDLQPIDRFVVEEYLLDVLYFLNGCRKECASSMVGLPVPFRYEYLMAETIFSQILLLPQPPFRPIYYTLVIMDLCKALPGAFPAVVAGAVRSLFDKISELDMECRTRLILWFSHHLSNFQFIWPWEEWAYVLDLPKWAPQRVFVQEVLEREVRLSYWDKIKQSIESAPALEELLPPKGTTNFIYSAEDGDQTERGLSSELSGMVKERVTTREIISWIDDHVLSTHGLDVTLRVVVQTLLNIGSKSFTHLITVLERYGQIISRICPDQDRQVMLISEVSSFWKNNAQMTAVAIDRMMGYRLVSNVAIVRWVFLPSNVDQFHVSDRLWEILRNALTKTFNRITDLRKEVSSLKKSVVLAAEAASKAQAELEDAKSKLTLTLVDGEPVLAENPVKMKRLNANVERTKQEELSTQESLEAKEALLARAVDEIEGLFLCLYKSFSEVLAEPLQDTDGSLHPSSVEADEMAIENEDTTAMELDKEGGKSEKSDLNGGSTVNGYNVGEKEQWCLSTLGYVKAFTRQFASEIWPLAEKLDAEVLTQEVHPLLRKAVYYGLRRLDEF; encoded by the exons ATGAGTAGTTGGAGAAGCCTGGTGCTTCGACTCGGAGAGAAATGCGCTGAATACGGCGGGAATACCGATTACAGAGACCAACTC GAAACTTGCTTTGGTGTGGTTCGCCGTGAGCTGCCGCATTCCCAAGATGAAATTTTATCT TTCCTTCTCCAGTGTGCAGAACAGTTGCCTCACAAGATACCTCTCTATGGGACACTG GTTGGTCTGGTAAATTTGGAAGATGAAGATTCCATCAAGAGAATTTTGGAGGACACACATGGAAATTTACAG GCCGCTTTAGATAGTGGAAGTTGTAACAGGATCCGCATACTCATGCGCTTTTTGACTGCCTTG ATGTGCAGCAAAGTTCTCCAACCGAGTTCCTTAGTTGTTTTGTTTGAAACACTGCTGTCTTCAGCTGCTACTACTGTAGATGAAGACAAGGGAAATCCCTCGTGCCAAGCTTGTGCGGACttctatataatttgtatCTTGTCTTGTCTCCCTTGGGGTGGAGCAGAACTTGTTGAG CAAGTCCCTGAGGAGATCGACAGGGTCATGGTAGGGATACAAGCCTACATGAGTATAAGACGGCATGTTTCTGATGCTGGCTGCTCTGCTTTTGAGCATATTGAAGATAGAAGTCAGGATGATGGTGGAAAA GATTTCCTGGAGGATCTTTGGAGCCGGATTCAGGATCTCTCTAGCAAGGCCTGGAAGCTGGATAGTG ttccTAGACCGCATCTTCCATTTGAACCACAACTAGTAGCTGGGAAATCTCATGACTTTGGTTCCTTGAACTGCCCTGAGCTTCCGGAACCTCCGGCTTCAGCTACGAGCATCACATATGGAAAACAAAAGCATGAAGCTGAATTGAAGTATCCTCAGCGCATTAGGAGACTTAATATCTTTCCTGCTAGTAAATTTGAG GACTTGCAACCGATAGATCGTTTTGTCGTGGAAGAGTATTTACTGGATGttctgtattttttaaatggatG TCGAAAGGAGTGTGCTTCATCCATGGTTGGCCTGCCCGTTCCCTTCCGGTACGAGTACCTTATGGCTGAGACAATATTCTCTCAG ATTCTCTTACTGCCTCAACCTCCTTTTAGGCCAATTTATTATACATTGGTCATTATGGACCTATGCAAG GCTCTTCCTGGTGCCTTCCCAGCAGTTGTGGCCGGGGCTGTTCGATCactttttgataaaatttctgAACTAGACATGGAGTGCCGGACTCGGCTGATCCTTTGGTTTTCACACCACCT atcaaattttcaattcatttggCCATGGGAAGAATGGGCTTACGTCTTGGACCTTCCAAAATGGGCCCCACAGCGAGTGTTTGTCCAGGAGGTTTTGGAAAGGGAAGTGCGCCTATCATATTGGGACAAAATCAAGCAg AGCATAGAGAGTGCCCCTGCTCTGGAGGAGTTGCTTCCCCCGAAAGGTACGACAAATTTCATATACAGTGCTGAAGATGGAGATCAAACCGAGCGCGGCCTCTCTTCAGAACTCAGCGGCATGGTTAAAGAACGAGTGACTACCCGCGAAATTATTTCATGGATTGATGATCATGTGCTCTCAACTCATGGTCTGGATGTTACTCTCAGGGTGGTTGTTCAGACCCTTCTCAATATTGGTTCAAAAAGTTTTACCCATTTGATTACTGTATTGGAGAGGTATGGCCAAATTATTTCAAGGATTTGTCCGGATCAAGATAGGCAAGTTATGCTGATTTCTGAAGTGAGTTCATTCTGGAAGAACAATGCTCAAATGACTGCTGTGGCGATCGACAGAATGATGGGATATCGTCTTGTATCTAATGTGGCTATTGTGAGATGGGTTTTCTTGCCATCAAATGTTGATCAGTTTCACGTTTCTGATCGTTTGTGGGAG ATACTGAGAAATGCTCTTACGAAGACATTCAATCGTATTACTGATTTAAGAAAAGAGGTATCATCCCTCAAGAAGAGTGTTGTATTGGCTGCTGAAGCTGCATCTAAAGCTCAAGCTGAATTAGAGGATGCTAAGTCAAAGCTTACTCTTACTCTTGTGGATGGTGAACCAGTTCTTGCTGAAAATCCTGTAAAAATGAAGCGATTGAATGCAAATGTTGAAAGAACAAAACAGGAGGAGCTTTCTACTCAGGAATCATTAGAAGCAAAAGAAGCCCTTCTTGCACGAGCCGTGGATGAAATTGAG GGattgtttttatgtttgtatAAAAGCTTCTCTGAGGTATTGGCGGAACCGCTCCAAGATACGGATGGTTCCTTGCACCCATCTTCTGTTGAGGCAGATGAAATGGCTATTGAAAATGAAGACACTACGGCAATGGAATTAGATAAAGAGGGTGGTAAATCTGAAAAAAG TGATCTGAACGGAGGAAGCACTGTAAATGGTTATAATGTTGGTGAAAAGGAACAGTGGTGTTTATCAACCTTGGGTTATGTGAAGGCCTTTACACGTCAATTTGCTTCAGAA ATTTGGCCGCTTGCTGAGAAATTAGACGCCGAGGTTTTGACACAAGAAGTTCATCCTCTTCTAAGGAAAGCTGTATATTATGGTTTGCGTCGGCTGGATGAGTTTTAG